ACCGGCTGCTGCGCCGGCTGTGGCGCGAGGACGTCGTCGACTGGAGCGGGGAGTACCGCACCCCGCTGCACGGCTTCACCCAGGTCCCGCGCCCGCTGGACGGCGTGGCGCCGTTCGTCTGGCACGGTGCGATCCGCACCCCGGAGGTCGCCGAGCTCGCCGCCCACTACGGCGACGGGTTCTTCGCCAACCACATCTTCTGGCCGGCCTCCCACACTCAACGGATGGTGCAGCTGTACCGGCAGCGCTACGCCCACTACGGCCACGGCGACGCCGACCAGGCGATCGTGGGGCTGGGCGGACAGGTCTTCATGCGGCCCAACAGCCAGGACGCCGTCGCGGAGTTCCGGCCGTACTTCGACAACGCGCCGGTGTACGGGCACGGCCCGAGCCTGGAGGAGTTCTGCTCCCAGACCCCGCTGACGGTCGGGTCCCCGCAGCAGGTGATCGACGCGACGCTGGGCTTCCGCGACTACGTCGGCGACTATCAGCGCCAGCTGTTCCTCGTCGACCACGCCGGGCTGCCGCTGAAGACGGTGCTCGAACAGCTCGACCTGCTCGGCGACAAGGTCCTGCCGGTGCTGCGCGCGGAGTTCGCCCGCGGACGCCCGGCCCACGTCCCCGACGCCCCCACCCATGCGGCCGCGGTGGCCGCGGCCGCCGGGGCCGGCACCGAGGCGCAGGTGCGGGCATGACGACGGTGACGGTGGTCAGTGCCGGCGTGCGGGAGCCGTCGTCGACCCGGCTGTTGGCCGATCGGCTCGCCGCGGCGGTGCGGGCCGCGGCGGCCGGTGACGCCGGACCGGTCGGGGTCACGGTGATCGACCTGCGGGTGCTGGGCCGCGCGATCGTCGACGCGATGGCCACCGGGGTGCCCGCACCGCAGCTGGCGGCGGCGTTCGACGCCGTGGCCGGCGCCGACGGGCTGATCGCGGTCACCCCGGCGTTCAACGCCTCGTTCAGCGGACTGTTCAAGGCGTTCTTCGACGTGCTGCCGCAGGACACCCTCGCCGGGATGCCGGTGCTGATCGCCGCGACCGGCGGCACCGAACGGCATTCCCTGGTGCTCGATCATGCGCTGCGGCCGCTCTTCGCGTATCTGCGGGCGCTGGTGGCGCCGACCGGCGTCTACGCGGCGACCGGGGACTTCGGGGCGCGGCAGGCCGCGTTGAACGCACGGATCGACCGGGCGGGCGCCGAGTTCGCGCGGCTGCTGGGGGCGGCCGGCCCATCCACCCGCCGTGACGGTGAGGCCGAGGACCTGGCCGCGATGCGGCAGCTGCTGGCCGACACCGGACCGGCGGGTGAGCGAGCGCCGGGGCCGAGCCGTACTGTCGAGTCGACCGACCCGACGCGGACGCTCGACCGCGTCAGCACCAACGGAACGGACCTCGACACCCCATGGGACACCCGGCGCCGCACCGACCCGACCCGGCCGAGACCGGACCGGGCGTGATCGTCACCCTCGACGGCCGGACCCACCCGCCGGACGCGCCGCTGCTCTACGCCGACGATCTGGCGGCGCTGCGCGGCGACGGCGTCTTCGAGACCCTGCTGGTCCGAAACGGTCGGGCCTGCCTGGTCGAGGCGCATCTGCGCCGGCTGGCCGGCTCGGCGGAGTTGATGGACCTGCCGGCGCCGGACCTGGCGGCCTGGCGCGAGGCCATCGCCGTGGCCGTGCGGCACTGGCCCGGCCCCGCCGAAGCCATCCTGCGGCTGATCTACAGCCGCGGCCGGGAAAACGGGGCCGACCCCACCTGCTATGTGCTGCTCACCGCGCTGCCCGACCGGATCCGCGACACCCGCGCGAACGGGGTGGCGGCGATCACCTTGCAACGCGGGCTGCCCACCGGCGCCGAGTCGTGGCTGCTGGCCGGGGCCAAGACGCTGTCCTACGGGGTCAACATGGCCGCGCTGCGCCACGCCGCGCGCCGCGGCGCCGACGACGTGATCTTCGTCGGCCCGGACGGCACGGTGCTCGAGGGGCCGCGGTCGACGGTGGTGATCGCCCAGCCCGACGACGACGGTGTCCGGCTGCTCACCCCGCCGCACTCCCAGCCGATCCTGGAGGGCACCACCCAGCGCGCGCTGTTCGCGCTGGCCGGTACCGACTCCTCGGACTTTTCCGCCTGTGAGTACCGCTCGCTGCAGGTCGCCGACCTGCTCGCCGCCGACGGGGTGTGGCTGGTCTCCAGCGTCACCCTGGCGGCGCGGGTGCACACCCTCAACGGCACCCGGCTGGCGACGCCGACGCTGGGCAGGCAGTTCGACGACCTCGTCGTCGCCGCCGTCACGTCGTGAGCGCCGTGGTCAGCCGATGAACCGGGACAGCCGCGCCGACAGGTGCGGCACCAAGGCGCCGTCGGCGCCGACCCGTTCCTCGACGTAGGCCAGATCACCGTCCTCGACGATGCCGTAGAGCCGCTTCGCGCCGCCGACGAGCAGCCCGGACCGGCTGCGGGCCAGGGCGTCGGTGCTCAACTCCCAGGACGACTGGCTGTGCGGGCGACCGTAGAACAACTCGACGTAGCCCACCGAGTGGGCCAGCAGCAGCTCGATGGCCTGACTCTCGTCGGGGTCCTCGGGGTCGGCGACGAACCGCCAGAACCCCACCTCGCGCAGCCCGGCGCCGTGGTAGCGCCCGTCGTCGGTGAGCCGCCAGGTGCGCGACTCCCAGTTCAAGAAGTCGCCGCCGTCGTGGGAGACCACGATCTGCTGACCGAACCGATAGTCGCCGTCGGTGTCGCGGCCCTCGCCGTCCCCGCGCCACACCCCGACCAGCGGAAGCAGGGCCAACAGGGCTCCGTGCAGGTCGGCGCCTTCCCGCAGATTCGCCGTGTCGGCGGGTGCGGGCAAATCGGCGAAGGTGGGGATGTTGCGCCCGGCCGTGTGCTGGGCGCGCTGGGCGGCCGCGGCGACGGCGCGGTCCCCGGAGCCGGGCTCCTGGCCGGACGCGCTCACCGGATCACGATTCGTCGGTCAACTGCCGGTAGAGCACATACAGCGCGAACCAGGTGATGACCAGGGTCGCCGACACCAGCATGATCTCGAAGAACAACACCACGAGGGTCAGTTTACGGTCCGTCCCGGTGGGCCCGCCGCCCGGGCGGCCGGCCCACCGAGACGGCGGCGATCAGGCGATCTTGACGTCGACCTCGTGGATGCCCGCGCCGGTCGGCGCGATCACCACGTCGCCGTTGCCGACCGGGGACAGCGCCCGCAGCGTCCACGACCCCGGGGCGGCGAAGAACCGGAAGTCCCCGGTCGCCGACGCCACCACCTCGGCGGTGAACTCGTCGGAGGCGTCCAGCAGGCGCACGAACGCCCCGCCGACGGCCTGTCCGGACCCGTCGATGACCCGGCCGGTGATGACGGTCTCGGTCTCCGGGTCCACCCCGGCCGGCAAGGTCTGTCCTTGTTTCGGTGCAGAGCACATATTCAGCTTCCCAACTCGATCGGGGCGCCCACCAGGGAGCCGTATTCCACCCAACTGCCGTCATAGTTCCTGACGTTCTTGTGGCCCAACAGTTCTTGCAGCACGAACCAGGTGTGCGAGGAGCGCTCCCCGATCCGGCAGTAGGCGATGGTGTCGCGCTGCGGGTCCAGACCGGCGTCGGCGTAGAGCTTGGTCAACTCCTCGTCGGATTTGAACGTGCCGTCGTCGTTGGCGGCCCGGCTCCACGGCACGTTGATCGCGCCGGGCACGTGGCCGCGCTGCTGGCTCTGCTCCTGGGGCAGATGCGCCGGCGCGGAGATCGCGCCGGAGAACTCCTCCGGGGAGCGCACATCGACCAGGTTGGCCGAGCCGATCGCGGCGATCACGTCGTCGCGGAACGCCCGGATGCTGTTGTCCAGGGGCTGCGCCGAGTAGGAGGTCGCCGGGCGGGTGACCGGCTCGGTCGACAGCGGACGCCCGTCGAGCACCCACTTCTTGCGGCCGCCGTCGAGCAACCGGACGTCGGAGTGGCCGTAGGCCTTGAAATACCAGTAGGCGTAGGCGGCGAACCAGTTGTTGTTGCCGCCGTAGAGGATGACGGTGTCGTCGTTGGCGATCCCGCGTTCCGAGAGCAGCTTGGAGAACTGTTCGGCGTCAACGAAATCCCGTTTCACCGGGTCCTGAAGATCGTCGCGCCAGTCCAGTTTGACCGCGCCGGGCAGATGCCCGGTGTCGTAGGCGCTGACGTCTTCGTCGACCTCGATGAAGACGGTCTTGTCGGCGTCGAGGTGGTCCTGGGCCCACTCGGGGGTGACCAGGACATCAGAACGGCTCATGAACACAATCCTTTCCAGTAGCGGACAAACGATGCACCGAACCCCGGGCCCGGGCGAACAGGGAGTCGAGCCGACAGCCCAGGCAGATCCCGAATGCCGCGTTGAGCAGCGCCACCGGGCCGCCGCGACAGCTCGATGCCCGCGGGGACGGCGGTGGTGATCGACATGTGATGCTCCTGCTGCTCTGCTGTACCGGAAAAGGGAGGGATCAGCCCGAAACGGCTGCCCGGAGCGCGCGAAGCAGCGCGCTGGTCAGCGACAGCAACAACAGAAGCAACCCGCAACGCGGCACAGGTCGACTGCGCGGCGCTTGGTGAGCACAAGCTCAAGGCGGGCTAACACGGCGGCCAGCTTACCCAATGGGGCACCGATCAAGCCAGCAGCTCCCGCAGCACGGCCCGCAGATCCGCCGCCGACGGCACCCCGGTGCTGCGGTAACGCTGCCGCCCGGCGGCGTCGAAGACGACCGTGGTGGGCAGCGACAGCACCGACAGGGTGCGCGCGGCCTCGGGATCGGCGTCGATGTCGATCTCGGTGTGGGCCACCCCGTCGACCTCGGCGCAGGTCTGCTCCACGACCCGGCGCACCGCCGCGCACGGCCCGCACCACGGCGCCGAGAACAGCACCACGGTGGGCCGGTCGACGGCCAGACCCAGCGCGGTGGGCTCGGCCGCCGGGGCGACGGTGGTGGCGGTGAGCGCCCCGCGGCGCCGGGTCGCCAGCGCGCCGACGACCGCGGCCACCGCCAGCGCCGCGGCCAGCACGACCAGTGCGGTGATCACGGGCGCGGTCCCGGCGGGCGGAACTGCGGCAAGGTGATCGTGACGTCGTCGGTGATGCCCTCGATGATCACCTCCGAGCCGCGTGCGCCCCAGTTGGTCGGCGCCACCGTGAACGGCAGCCGCTGATCGGGCAGGCGCGCGGCGAACGCGGCGAACACCGCGGTCTGCTGCTCCTCGGGAACCTGCTGGTCGGCGGTGTCGGGGCCGGTGAGGATGCCGGTGGGGGTGATCACCAGCGTCGAGCGGTCGGGCCCGGCGATGGACAGGTCGACCGAGACGCTGACCGGCCGGTCGAAGTCGGCGGCGGTGGGGGTGCCGGTGAACACCAACCCGTCGGCGCGGGAGATCCCCGATTCGGTGGTGCCGCCGGTGGCGTCGTTGGTGTCGGCCGGCGGGGCCTCGACCATCAAATCCCGGATCCCCATGAACTGGCCCAGGTGACGCGAGTCGATGATGATCCGGCTCTCCAACGTCGCGACGTGCAGGGTCGCGTCCGGCTCGATCAGCCAGGAGCGGTCGACCAGGTCGACGGAGTGCATGGTGGCCTCCAGCGCTGCGCGCTGCACCCGCGGATGGGCGACGTCGACGGCCTTGATCTCCAGCTCGGCGAAGTGGTCGGCGCGGGCCTGCGCCAGGAACGGGAACCCCAGGATCGCCACGTTGGGGTCCGAGTCGAGCCCGGCCGCCGCGCGCACCGACCGCGACAGCCGGTACTCGGCGTAAATGCTGGTCGCGAAGTCGACGCCGACGGCGGCGAGCGTCAACCCCAGCACCGCCGCAAGCCCGACCCGCCATACCGTGCGCACCCGCACATTGTTCACCAGTGCGGCCGCCGGGTGCCGACGGTATGCCAATCGCCCCCCGGTGCGAGGGGAAACAGCAGGTGGCACGGTATTGTGACAGCACCTGGTGCGCAACGGAGTGTGGCCAAACGACGTAGGTAGAAGGGCCGGGGAACCGCGCCCCCGACGCTGGAGAGCCCTGTTGGACCTGTTGCTGCTCACCGCCGACCCCCACCCCGACACCGTGCTTCCGGCGCTGTCGCTGCTCACCCACGCGGTGCGCACGGCCCCGATGACCGTGACGGCGCTGCTGGAGACCGACGACGCCGACGTGGTGCTCATCGATGCGCGCACCGACCTGGTCGGCGCCCGCAACCTGTGCCGGCTGCTGGCCGGCACCGGGCGCACCGCCGCGGTGCTCGCCGTGGTCGCCGAGGGCGGTCTGGTGGCGCTCAACGGCGAGTGGCGTCTCGATGACCTGGTGTTGCCGACCACCGGCCCGGCCGAACTCGACGCGCGGCTGCGTCTGCTGGGCGACCGCCGAGAGGAGCCCGACGACATCCCGTCGAGCCAGATCGTGTTGGGCGAGTTGGTGATCGACGAGAACACCTACATCGCGCGGGTGCGCGGCCGGCCACTGAACCTCACCTACAAGGAATTCGAGCTGCTCAAATACCTGACCCAGCATGTGGGCCGGGTCTTCACCCGGGTGCAGCTGCTGCAGGAGGTGTGGGGCTATGACTTCTTCGGCGGCACCCGCACCGTCGACGTGCACGTGCGCCGGCTGCGGGCCAAACTCGGCCCTGAGTACGACTCGGTGATCGGTACGGTCCGTAACGTCGGGTACAAGGCGGTGCGCCCCGCCCGCGACCGCCACGCCGACACCGAACCCCCCGAGCCGCCCGAACCGGCCGGGGACGACGAACCCGAACCGGAGAACCCCCCGCAACGATGAGCACCGACGCCTGGCTGACCGATCTCAGCGCCGAGCACCGCGACCAGGTCCGTGACCTGGTCGCGACGGCCACCGCCGCCGACGGGGTGGCCCCGGTCGGCGACGCGG
This sequence is a window from Mycolicibacillus parakoreensis. Protein-coding genes within it:
- a CDS encoding LLM class flavin-dependent oxidoreductase; the encoded protein is MQFGIFTVGDLTADPTTGRTPTEAQRIADTVTIARKAEEVGLDVFATGEHHNPPFVPSSPTTLLAYIAAKTERITLSTATTLITTNDPVKIAEDFAVLQHLAGGRVDVMLGRGNTGPVYPWFGRDIRTALPLTVENYRLLRRLWREDVVDWSGEYRTPLHGFTQVPRPLDGVAPFVWHGAIRTPEVAELAAHYGDGFFANHIFWPASHTQRMVQLYRQRYAHYGHGDADQAIVGLGGQVFMRPNSQDAVAEFRPYFDNAPVYGHGPSLEEFCSQTPLTVGSPQQVIDATLGFRDYVGDYQRQLFLVDHAGLPLKTVLEQLDLLGDKVLPVLRAEFARGRPAHVPDAPTHAAAVAAAAGAGTEAQVRA
- a CDS encoding CE1759 family FMN reductase, with translation MTTVTVVSAGVREPSSTRLLADRLAAAVRAAAAGDAGPVGVTVIDLRVLGRAIVDAMATGVPAPQLAAAFDAVAGADGLIAVTPAFNASFSGLFKAFFDVLPQDTLAGMPVLIAATGGTERHSLVLDHALRPLFAYLRALVAPTGVYAATGDFGARQAALNARIDRAGAEFARLLGAAGPSTRRDGEAEDLAAMRQLLADTGPAGERAPGPSRTVESTDPTRTLDRVSTNGTDLDTPWDTRRRTDPTRPRPDRA
- a CDS encoding aminodeoxychorismate lyase, with the translated sequence MIVTLDGRTHPPDAPLLYADDLAALRGDGVFETLLVRNGRACLVEAHLRRLAGSAELMDLPAPDLAAWREAIAVAVRHWPGPAEAILRLIYSRGRENGADPTCYVLLTALPDRIRDTRANGVAAITLQRGLPTGAESWLLAGAKTLSYGVNMAALRHAARRGADDVIFVGPDGTVLEGPRSTVVIAQPDDDGVRLLTPPHSQPILEGTTQRALFALAGTDSSDFSACEYRSLQVADLLAADGVWLVSSVTLAARVHTLNGTRLATPTLGRQFDDLVVAAVTS
- a CDS encoding FABP family protein; this encodes MSASGQEPGSGDRAVAAAAQRAQHTAGRNIPTFADLPAPADTANLREGADLHGALLALLPLVGVWRGDGEGRDTDGDYRFGQQIVVSHDGGDFLNWESRTWRLTDDGRYHGAGLREVGFWRFVADPEDPDESQAIELLLAHSVGYVELFYGRPHSQSSWELSTDALARSRSGLLVGGAKRLYGIVEDGDLAYVEERVGADGALVPHLSARLSRFIG
- a CDS encoding DUF1416 domain-containing protein is translated as MCSAPKQGQTLPAGVDPETETVITGRVIDGSGQAVGGAFVRLLDASDEFTAEVVASATGDFRFFAAPGSWTLRALSPVGNGDVVIAPTGAGIHEVDVKIA
- a CDS encoding sulfurtransferase, encoding MSRSDVLVTPEWAQDHLDADKTVFIEVDEDVSAYDTGHLPGAVKLDWRDDLQDPVKRDFVDAEQFSKLLSERGIANDDTVILYGGNNNWFAAYAYWYFKAYGHSDVRLLDGGRKKWVLDGRPLSTEPVTRPATSYSAQPLDNSIRAFRDDVIAAIGSANLVDVRSPEEFSGAISAPAHLPQEQSQQRGHVPGAINVPWSRAANDDGTFKSDEELTKLYADAGLDPQRDTIAYCRIGERSSHTWFVLQELLGHKNVRNYDGSWVEYGSLVGAPIELGS
- a CDS encoding Ms5788A family Cys-rich leader peptide, which encodes MLARLELVLTKRRAVDLCRVAGCFCCCCR
- a CDS encoding thioredoxin family protein; the protein is MTALVVLAAALAVAAVVGALATRRRGALTATTVAPAAEPTALGLAVDRPTVVLFSAPWCGPCAAVRRVVEQTCAEVDGVAHTEIDIDADPEAARTLSVLSLPTTVVFDAAGRQRYRSTGVPSAADLRAVLRELLA
- the lmeA gene encoding mannan chain length control protein LmeA, translated to MRVRTVWRVGLAAVLGLTLAAVGVDFATSIYAEYRLSRSVRAAAGLDSDPNVAILGFPFLAQARADHFAELEIKAVDVAHPRVQRAALEATMHSVDLVDRSWLIEPDATLHVATLESRIIIDSRHLGQFMGIRDLMVEAPPADTNDATGGTTESGISRADGLVFTGTPTAADFDRPVSVSVDLSIAGPDRSTLVITPTGILTGPDTADQQVPEEQQTAVFAAFAARLPDQRLPFTVAPTNWGARGSEVIIEGITDDVTITLPQFRPPGPRP
- a CDS encoding winged helix-turn-helix transcriptional regulator, translating into MDLLLLTADPHPDTVLPALSLLTHAVRTAPMTVTALLETDDADVVLIDARTDLVGARNLCRLLAGTGRTAAVLAVVAEGGLVALNGEWRLDDLVLPTTGPAELDARLRLLGDRREEPDDIPSSQIVLGELVIDENTYIARVRGRPLNLTYKEFELLKYLTQHVGRVFTRVQLLQEVWGYDFFGGTRTVDVHVRRLRAKLGPEYDSVIGTVRNVGYKAVRPARDRHADTEPPEPPEPAGDDEPEPENPPQR